Proteins from a genomic interval of Kitasatospora herbaricolor:
- the yidD gene encoding membrane protein insertion efficiency factor YidD translates to MKYLLMGLIRVYQWTISPLLGPVCRYYPSCSHYGYEAVRVHGAIKGGGLTVWRILRCNPWTLGGVDHVPARKHPVWHRRLRDLLTSRGRADTGPPVTAPSAGPEPEGPATIGPVADPNVQGA, encoded by the coding sequence ATGAAGTACCTGCTGATGGGTCTGATCCGGGTCTACCAGTGGACCATCAGCCCGCTGCTCGGTCCGGTCTGCCGCTACTACCCGTCGTGCTCCCACTACGGCTACGAGGCCGTGCGGGTGCACGGAGCGATCAAGGGCGGCGGTCTGACCGTCTGGCGAATCCTGCGCTGCAACCCGTGGACACTCGGTGGGGTGGACCACGTGCCGGCACGCAAGCACCCGGTGTGGCACCGCCGGCTGCGTGACCTGTTGACCTCCCGTGGCAGGGCCGACACCGGACCACCGGTGACCGCGCCCTCCGCCGGTCCGGAGCCCGAGGGCCCGGCGACCATCGGCCCGGTGGCCGATCCCAATGTCCAAGGAG
- the rnpA gene encoding ribonuclease P protein component, translating to MLPSENRLRRRQDFATAVKRGRRAGRPLLVVHLSRDGDPGGQADRTSDFRPHVAEGTPSARAGFVVSKAVGSAVVRNLVKRRLRHLVRDRLSRLPAGSLIVVRALPPAGSASYHDLEHDLDAALKRLLRAEPTATVPTGAGR from the coding sequence GTGCTGCCCTCCGAGAACCGGCTGCGGCGGCGCCAGGACTTCGCGACCGCGGTGAAACGCGGTCGACGGGCCGGCCGGCCCCTTCTGGTCGTCCATCTCAGCAGAGACGGTGACCCCGGGGGGCAGGCCGACCGGACCAGCGACTTCCGCCCGCACGTCGCCGAGGGGACTCCTTCGGCGCGTGCGGGTTTCGTCGTGAGCAAGGCCGTGGGTTCCGCGGTCGTGCGCAACCTGGTGAAGCGTCGCCTGCGTCACCTGGTCCGTGATCGTCTGTCCAGGCTGCCCGCCGGTAGCCTGATAGTGGTGCGCGCGCTGCCCCCGGCGGGGTCCGCCTCGTACCACGATCTCGAGCACGACCTGGACGCGGCCCTGAAGCGGCTGCTCCGGGCGGAGCCGACCGCCACCGTGCCGACGGGAGCAGGGCGATGA
- the rpmH gene encoding 50S ribosomal protein L34, giving the protein MSKRTFQPNNRRRAKTHGFRLRMRTRAGRAILATRRAKGRTNISA; this is encoded by the coding sequence GTGAGCAAGCGCACCTTCCAGCCGAACAACCGTCGTCGCGCGAAGACCCACGGCTTCCGGCTGCGTATGCGTACGCGCGCCGGCCGCGCCATCCTGGCGACCCGCCGCGCCAAGGGCCGTACCAACATCTCCGCCTGA
- the dnaA gene encoding chromosomal replication initiator protein DnaA, whose protein sequence is MAEVNSDLVPVWARVVERLVNDPDVGDKDKQWVRRTQPMWMMHDTALLAAPNEFAKQVLEGRLLPQLSDALSREFGRPVRIAVMVDANAVPPAAAPAPQAPAEPQPRQGPEEGQGGRPAEWSGQPDQPARPPYREEPDYRSPRPEAYPPAGEEYGRPYDRSYDQGYERGRYDTAGYEQRPAPYGGAPQSWPPAESQAPAWEQQGGYQDQEQPPRQSYREQPEHQGPPAGGQGDLFGGAYGPAPGDARPGGRRPVGRPAQDASGDGSLPADPRPRSVPAVRPQTEPPERSTRPGLPDRSPSPGVPAPPGAPPAGGSRKDEPAARLNPKYLFDTFVIGASNRFAHAAAVAVAEAPAKAYNPLFIYGESGLGKTHLLHAIGHYSRSLFPGTRVRYVSSEEFTNEFINSIRDGKADAFRKRYRDMDILLVDDVQFLASKESTQEEFFHTFNTLHNANKQIVLSSDRPPKQLITLEDRLRNRFEWGLITDVTPPELETRIAILRKKAIQEQLNAPADVLEFIASRITRNIRELEGALIRVTAFANLNRAPVDLELAGIVLKDLIPGGDEDAGPEITAQVIMQQTAAYFGLGVDDLCGSSRSRVLVTARQIAMYLCRELTDLSLPKIGAQFGGRDHTTVMHADRKIRSLMAERRSIYNQVTELTNRIKS, encoded by the coding sequence GTGGCTGAAGTCAACAGCGATCTCGTCCCGGTCTGGGCGAGGGTCGTCGAGCGGCTGGTCAACGACCCGGATGTCGGTGACAAGGACAAGCAGTGGGTGCGCCGGACCCAGCCGATGTGGATGATGCACGACACCGCGCTGCTGGCGGCGCCGAACGAGTTCGCCAAGCAGGTGCTGGAGGGCCGGCTGCTGCCGCAGCTGAGCGACGCGCTGAGCCGTGAGTTCGGCCGCCCGGTCCGGATCGCCGTGATGGTGGACGCCAACGCCGTCCCCCCGGCGGCCGCCCCGGCCCCGCAGGCACCCGCCGAACCGCAGCCGCGACAGGGCCCCGAGGAGGGCCAGGGCGGCCGCCCGGCCGAGTGGTCGGGCCAGCCGGACCAGCCCGCCCGGCCGCCGTACCGCGAGGAGCCGGACTACCGCTCCCCCCGGCCCGAGGCCTACCCGCCGGCCGGCGAGGAGTACGGGCGCCCCTACGACCGCTCCTACGACCAGGGCTACGAGCGAGGCCGGTACGACACCGCCGGCTACGAGCAGCGGCCCGCGCCGTACGGCGGCGCCCCGCAGTCCTGGCCGCCGGCCGAGAGCCAGGCCCCGGCCTGGGAGCAGCAGGGCGGCTACCAGGACCAGGAGCAGCCGCCGCGGCAGAGCTACCGCGAGCAGCCGGAGCACCAGGGCCCGCCGGCCGGCGGGCAGGGCGACCTCTTCGGCGGCGCGTACGGCCCGGCGCCCGGCGACGCCCGTCCGGGCGGACGCCGTCCCGTCGGCCGGCCCGCGCAGGACGCCTCCGGCGACGGCTCGCTGCCCGCCGACCCCCGGCCGCGCTCGGTGCCGGCCGTCCGACCGCAGACGGAGCCGCCGGAGCGCTCGACCCGCCCCGGCCTGCCGGACCGCAGCCCCAGCCCGGGTGTGCCCGCGCCGCCCGGCGCCCCGCCGGCCGGCGGCTCCCGCAAGGACGAGCCGGCCGCCCGGCTGAACCCCAAGTACCTCTTCGACACCTTCGTCATCGGCGCCAGCAACCGCTTCGCGCACGCCGCCGCGGTGGCGGTGGCCGAGGCGCCCGCCAAGGCGTACAACCCGCTGTTCATCTACGGGGAGTCCGGGCTCGGCAAGACCCACCTGCTGCACGCCATCGGGCACTACTCGCGCAGCCTCTTCCCGGGGACCCGGGTGCGGTACGTGAGCTCCGAGGAGTTCACCAACGAGTTCATCAACTCGATCCGGGACGGCAAGGCGGACGCGTTCCGCAAGCGCTACCGGGACATGGACATCCTGCTGGTCGACGACGTGCAGTTCCTGGCGAGCAAGGAGTCCACGCAGGAGGAGTTCTTCCACACCTTCAACACCCTGCACAACGCCAACAAGCAGATCGTGCTCTCCTCCGACCGGCCGCCCAAGCAGCTGATCACGCTGGAGGACCGGCTCCGCAACCGCTTCGAGTGGGGACTGATCACCGACGTCACCCCGCCGGAGCTGGAGACCAGGATCGCGATCCTGCGCAAGAAGGCGATCCAGGAGCAACTGAACGCCCCCGCCGACGTGCTGGAGTTCATCGCGTCCCGGATCACCCGCAACATCCGGGAGTTGGAGGGCGCGCTGATCCGGGTCACCGCGTTCGCCAACCTCAACCGGGCTCCGGTGGACCTGGAGTTGGCGGGCATCGTCCTCAAGGACCTGATCCCCGGCGGCGACGAGGACGCCGGCCCGGAGATCACCGCGCAGGTCATCATGCAGCAGACCGCCGCGTACTTCGGCCTGGGCGTCGACGACCTCTGCGGATCCTCGCGCAGCCGGGTGCTGGTGACGGCCCGTCAGATCGCGATGTACCTCTGTCGCGAGCTGACCGACCTATCGCTGCCGAAGATCGGCGCGCAGTTCGGCGGTCGCGACCACACCACCGTGATGCACGCGGACCGCAAGATCCGCTCGCTGATGGCCGAGCGGCGCTCCATCTACAACCAGGTCACCGAGCTGACCAACCGCATCAAGAGCTGA
- the dnaN gene encoding DNA polymerase III subunit beta, with protein sequence MKFRVERDVLAEAVAWAARSLPARPPVPVLAGLLLTAQEGSLALSGFDYEVSARVELEADVEEAGTVLVSGRLLNDISRNLPNRPVEISTDGQRVSVVCGSSRFTLPTLPVDEYPALPQMPTATGTVPGDVFASAVSQAAVAAGRDDTLPVLTGVRVEIEGDRITLAATDRYRFAVRELMWKPEQADISAVALVPAKTLQDIAKSLGSGDTVSIALASGGAGEGLIGFEGAGRRTTTRLLEGEFPKFRSLFPTEFNAVAAIQTQPFLEALKRVSLVAERNTPVRLNFEQGVLTLEAGSGDDAQATERIDADLEGDDISIAFNPGYLEEGLKAIDSAYAQLSFTTSTKPALLSGKPAVDAEADEAYQYLIMPVRLSG encoded by the coding sequence GTGAAGTTCCGGGTGGAGCGTGACGTCCTCGCGGAGGCGGTGGCCTGGGCTGCTCGCAGCCTCCCGGCGCGGCCGCCGGTGCCGGTGCTGGCCGGCCTGCTGCTGACGGCGCAGGAGGGCAGCCTGGCGCTGTCCGGGTTCGACTACGAGGTCTCGGCCCGGGTCGAGCTCGAAGCGGACGTGGAGGAGGCCGGCACCGTGCTGGTCTCCGGCCGGCTGCTGAACGACATCTCGCGCAACCTTCCCAACAGGCCTGTGGAGATCTCCACCGACGGCCAGCGGGTCAGCGTGGTCTGCGGCAGCTCGCGGTTCACCCTGCCGACGCTGCCGGTGGACGAGTACCCGGCGCTGCCGCAGATGCCCACCGCCACCGGCACCGTCCCGGGCGACGTGTTCGCCTCGGCGGTCAGCCAGGCCGCGGTCGCGGCCGGCCGGGACGACACCCTGCCGGTGCTCACCGGTGTGCGGGTCGAGATCGAGGGCGACCGGATCACCCTGGCCGCCACCGACCGCTACCGCTTCGCGGTCCGCGAGCTGATGTGGAAGCCCGAGCAGGCCGACATCTCCGCCGTGGCCCTGGTGCCGGCCAAGACCCTGCAGGACATCGCCAAGTCCCTGGGCAGCGGCGACACCGTCTCGATCGCGCTGGCCTCGGGCGGCGCGGGCGAGGGCCTGATCGGCTTCGAGGGCGCCGGCCGCCGGACGACCACGCGCCTGCTGGAGGGTGAGTTCCCGAAGTTCCGCAGCCTCTTCCCGACCGAGTTCAACGCGGTCGCGGCGATCCAGACCCAGCCCTTCCTGGAGGCGCTCAAGCGCGTCTCGCTGGTCGCGGAGCGCAACACCCCGGTGCGGCTCAACTTCGAGCAGGGAGTGCTGACGCTGGAGGCCGGCTCCGGCGACGACGCCCAGGCCACCGAGCGGATCGACGCCGACCTCGAAGGCGACGACATCTCGATCGCCTTCAACCCCGGCTACCTGGAGGAGGGCCTGAAGGCCATCGACTCCGCGTACGCCCAGCTGAGCTTCACCACCTCGACCAAGCCGGCGCTGCTGAGCGGCAAGCCCGCGGTGGACGCCGAGGCGGACGAGGCCTACCAGTACCTGATCATGCCGGTCCGCCTCTCCGGCTGA
- the gnd gene encoding phosphogluconate dehydrogenase (NAD(+)-dependent, decarboxylating) produces MELGLIGLGKMGGNMRERIRRAGHTVIGYDRNPDVSDVDSLQELVNKLQGPRVVWVMVPAGAATQATVDELAELLSPGDVVVDGGNSRWTDDIKHAESLAAKGIGFVDCGVSGGVWGLENGYALMYGGDAEHVAKAQPIFDALKPEGEFGAVHAGAVGAGHFAKMVHNGIEYAMMQAFAEGWELLEAAPEVTDVREVFRSWQEGTVIRSWLLDLAVRALDDDEHLAKLKGWAADSGEGRWTVEAAIDHAVPLPAITASLFARFASRQDDSPQMKMIAALRNQFGGHAVENK; encoded by the coding sequence ATGGAGCTCGGCCTCATCGGTCTCGGCAAGATGGGCGGCAACATGCGCGAGCGGATCCGCCGCGCCGGCCACACCGTCATCGGCTACGACCGCAACCCCGACGTCTCCGACGTCGACAGCCTGCAGGAGCTCGTCAACAAGCTCCAGGGCCCCCGCGTGGTGTGGGTGATGGTCCCGGCTGGCGCCGCCACCCAGGCGACCGTCGACGAGCTCGCCGAACTGCTCTCTCCCGGTGACGTGGTCGTCGACGGCGGCAACTCCCGCTGGACGGACGACATCAAGCACGCCGAGTCGCTGGCCGCCAAGGGCATCGGCTTCGTCGACTGCGGCGTCTCCGGTGGTGTCTGGGGCCTGGAGAACGGCTACGCCCTGATGTACGGCGGCGACGCCGAGCACGTGGCCAAGGCCCAGCCGATCTTCGACGCGCTCAAGCCCGAGGGCGAGTTCGGCGCGGTGCACGCGGGCGCGGTCGGCGCCGGCCACTTCGCCAAGATGGTCCACAACGGCATCGAGTACGCCATGATGCAGGCCTTCGCCGAGGGCTGGGAGCTGCTGGAGGCCGCCCCCGAGGTCACCGACGTGCGCGAGGTCTTCCGCAGCTGGCAGGAGGGCACGGTCATCCGCTCCTGGCTGCTCGACCTGGCCGTCCGCGCGCTGGACGACGACGAGCACCTGGCGAAGCTCAAGGGCTGGGCCGCCGACTCCGGCGAGGGCCGCTGGACGGTCGAGGCCGCCATCGACCACGCGGTGCCGCTGCCCGCCATCACCGCCTCGCTGTTCGCCCGCTTCGCCTCCCGGCAGGACGACTCCCCGCAGATGAAGATGATCGCCGCGCTGCGCAACCAGTTCGGCGGCCACGCGGTCGAGAACAAGTAG
- the recF gene encoding DNA replication/repair protein RecF (All proteins in this family for which functions are known are DNA-binding proteins that assist the filamentation of RecA onto DNA for the initiation of recombination or recombinational repair.) translates to MHVAHLSLADFRSYARAEVPLDPGVTAFVGPNGQGKTNLVEAIGYVATLGSHRVATDAPLIRLGAERAVVRTSITAGARSTLVELEITPGKANRARINRSDNVRPRDVLGLLRTVLFAPEDLALVKGDPSERRRFLDELLTARAPRLAGVRQDYERVLKQRNALLKTAAMARRAGGGKGADLSTLEIWDGHLARAGAELTAFRLQLVSALQPLVRQAYEQLAPGAGETVLEYRSSFEGELPASREQAEEQLLGAMLAARKQEIERGMTLVGPHRDELVLRLGPLPAKGYASHGESWSYALALRLASYELLRADGGEPVLILDDVFAELDARRRDRLAELVAGGEQVLVTAAVADDVPKALAGARYAVADGEVLRLDP, encoded by the coding sequence ATGCACGTAGCGCACCTGTCGCTCGCCGACTTCCGCTCCTACGCCCGCGCCGAGGTTCCCCTCGACCCGGGCGTGACGGCGTTCGTGGGGCCCAACGGCCAGGGCAAGACCAACCTGGTGGAGGCCATCGGCTACGTCGCCACCCTGGGCAGCCACCGGGTGGCCACCGACGCCCCGCTGATCCGGCTCGGCGCCGAGCGGGCCGTGGTCCGCACCTCGATCACCGCCGGTGCCCGGAGCACCCTGGTCGAACTGGAGATCACCCCGGGCAAGGCCAACCGGGCCCGGATCAACCGCTCGGACAACGTCCGCCCGCGCGACGTGCTCGGCCTGCTGCGCACCGTGCTGTTCGCCCCCGAGGACCTCGCCCTGGTCAAGGGCGACCCGAGCGAGCGGCGGCGCTTCCTGGACGAGCTGCTCACCGCCCGCGCCCCCCGGCTGGCCGGCGTGCGCCAGGACTACGAGCGGGTGCTCAAGCAGCGCAACGCCCTGCTGAAGACCGCCGCGATGGCCCGCCGGGCCGGCGGTGGCAAGGGCGCCGACCTCTCCACCCTGGAGATCTGGGACGGCCACCTGGCCCGCGCCGGGGCCGAGTTGACGGCCTTCCGGCTGCAACTGGTGAGCGCCCTGCAGCCGCTGGTGCGGCAGGCGTACGAACAGCTGGCCCCCGGTGCCGGGGAGACGGTGCTGGAGTACCGGAGCTCCTTCGAGGGCGAGCTGCCGGCCAGCCGCGAGCAGGCCGAGGAGCAGCTGCTGGGGGCGATGCTGGCGGCCCGCAAGCAGGAGATCGAGCGCGGCATGACCCTGGTGGGGCCGCACCGCGACGAACTGGTGCTGCGGCTGGGGCCGCTGCCCGCCAAGGGCTACGCCAGCCACGGCGAGTCCTGGTCGTACGCGCTGGCGCTGCGCCTGGCCTCCTACGAACTGCTGCGGGCGGACGGCGGCGAGCCGGTACTGATCCTGGACGACGTGTTCGCGGAGCTGGACGCCCGGCGCCGGGACCGGCTGGCGGAGCTGGTCGCCGGCGGCGAACAGGTGCTGGTGACGGCGGCGGTGGCGGACGACGTCCCGAAGGCGCTGGCCGGCGCCCGGTACGCGGTGGCCGACGGCGAGGTCCTCCGGCTGGACCCGTGA
- a CDS encoding DUF721 domain-containing protein, with amino-acid sequence MVVSDPAQLSPEPSGVDLARVALRAAKEQARQRGEQVREKREAKRHGLRSGARADGRDPVPLGAALNRLITERGWEAPAAVGGVMGRWPQIVGPDISAHCEPKHFEEATAVLTVQCDSTAWATQLRLLARQLVARLNHELGHGTVKVIKVLGPAAPVRGYGRLRAPGSKGPGDTWG; translated from the coding sequence ATCGTCGTGAGTGATCCGGCGCAGCTGTCCCCCGAGCCCTCGGGCGTGGACCTGGCGCGGGTGGCCCTGCGGGCCGCCAAGGAGCAGGCCCGCCAGCGCGGGGAGCAGGTCCGGGAGAAGCGCGAGGCCAAGCGGCACGGCCTGCGCAGCGGGGCCCGGGCGGACGGCCGGGACCCGGTGCCGCTGGGGGCGGCGCTGAACCGGCTGATCACCGAGCGCGGCTGGGAGGCGCCGGCCGCGGTGGGCGGGGTGATGGGGCGCTGGCCGCAGATCGTCGGGCCGGACATCTCGGCGCACTGTGAGCCGAAGCACTTCGAGGAGGCGACGGCCGTCCTGACGGTGCAGTGCGACTCCACCGCGTGGGCGACCCAGCTCCGACTGCTGGCACGCCAGTTGGTGGCCCGGCTGAACCACGAACTGGGGCACGGCACGGTGAAGGTGATCAAGGTCCTGGGCCCGGCGGCGCCGGTCAGGGGCTACGGGCGGCTGCGCGCGCCCGGGAGCAAGGGGCCCGGCGACACCTGGGGGTGA
- the gyrB gene encoding DNA topoisomerase (ATP-hydrolyzing) subunit B, translated as MLCQRGRFVADSGNPSQTQEPIDPATGKAYDADAIQVLEGLDAVRKRPGMYIGSTGERGLHHLVYEVVDNSVDEALAGHADTIDVTILADGAVRVVDNGRGIPVGMVASQGKPAVEVVLTVLHAGGKFGGGGYAVSGGLHGVGVSVVNALSTRLAVEIHTDGSRWTQEYKLGDPTAPLAQHEATDRTGTSVTFWADPDIFETTVYSFETLSRRFQEMAFLNKGLTIALTDERAEHADEDGTPLSVTYKYDGGIADFVTHLNSRKGEVIHPSVIDFEQEDKDKSISVEIAMQWNTSYTEGVYSFANTIHTHGGGTHEEGFRAALTGLVNRYARDKKLLREKDDNLSGEDIREGLTAIISVKLGEPQFEGQTKDKLGNTEAKTFVQKVVHEQLNDWLDRHPVEAGDIIRKSIQAATARVAARKARDLTRRKGLLESASLPGKLSDCQSKDPAECEIFIVEGDSAGGSAKQGRDPRTQAILPIRGKILNVEKARIDKVLQNTEVQALISAFGCGIQEDYDESKLRYHKIVLMADADVDGQHIRTLLLTLLFRFMRPLVEAGYVYLAMPPLYKIKWGRDDFDYVYSDREKDSVIAAGTAAGRRLPKDDAIQRFKGLGEMNAEELRITTMDQAHRLLQQITLEDAARADDLFSVLMGEDVEARRSFIQRNAKDVRFLDV; from the coding sequence GTGCTGTGCCAGAGAGGGCGCTTCGTGGCCGATTCCGGCAACCCCAGCCAGACCCAAGAACCCATCGACCCGGCGACCGGAAAGGCCTACGACGCCGACGCCATCCAGGTGTTGGAGGGCCTCGACGCCGTCCGCAAGCGCCCCGGCATGTACATCGGCTCCACGGGCGAGCGCGGCCTGCACCACCTGGTGTACGAGGTCGTGGACAACTCCGTCGACGAGGCGCTGGCCGGGCACGCCGACACCATCGACGTCACGATCCTGGCCGACGGCGCCGTGCGCGTGGTCGACAACGGCCGCGGCATCCCGGTGGGCATGGTCGCGAGCCAGGGGAAGCCGGCCGTCGAGGTCGTGCTGACGGTCCTGCACGCGGGCGGCAAGTTCGGCGGCGGCGGCTACGCGGTCTCCGGCGGCCTGCACGGTGTCGGCGTCTCGGTCGTGAACGCCCTGTCCACCCGGCTCGCGGTGGAGATCCACACCGACGGCTCGCGCTGGACGCAGGAGTACAAGCTCGGCGACCCGACCGCCCCGCTGGCCCAGCACGAGGCCACCGACCGGACCGGCACCAGCGTCACCTTCTGGGCCGACCCGGACATCTTCGAGACGACCGTCTACTCCTTCGAGACGCTGTCGCGCCGCTTCCAGGAGATGGCCTTCCTCAACAAGGGCCTGACCATCGCGCTGACGGACGAGCGCGCGGAGCACGCGGACGAGGACGGCACGCCGCTCTCGGTCACGTACAAGTACGACGGCGGCATCGCCGACTTCGTCACGCACCTCAACTCCCGCAAGGGCGAGGTGATCCACCCCTCCGTGATCGACTTCGAGCAGGAGGACAAGGACAAGTCGATCTCGGTGGAGATCGCGATGCAGTGGAACACCTCGTACACCGAGGGCGTCTACAGCTTCGCCAACACCATCCACACCCACGGCGGCGGCACCCACGAGGAGGGTTTCCGCGCGGCGCTGACCGGCCTGGTCAACCGCTACGCGCGGGACAAGAAGCTGCTCCGGGAGAAGGACGACAACCTCTCCGGCGAGGACATCCGCGAGGGCCTGACCGCGATCATCTCGGTCAAGCTCGGCGAGCCGCAGTTCGAGGGCCAGACCAAGGACAAGCTCGGCAACACCGAGGCGAAGACCTTCGTCCAGAAGGTGGTGCACGAGCAGCTGAACGACTGGCTGGACCGCCACCCGGTCGAGGCCGGCGACATCATCCGCAAGTCGATCCAGGCCGCCACCGCGCGCGTGGCCGCGCGCAAGGCGCGCGACCTGACCCGCCGCAAGGGGCTGCTGGAGAGCGCCTCGCTGCCGGGCAAGCTGAGCGACTGCCAGTCCAAGGACCCGGCCGAGTGCGAGATCTTCATCGTCGAGGGTGACTCCGCCGGCGGCTCGGCCAAGCAGGGCCGGGACCCGCGCACCCAGGCGATCCTCCCGATCCGCGGCAAGATCCTCAACGTCGAGAAGGCGCGGATCGACAAGGTGCTGCAGAACACCGAGGTCCAGGCGCTGATCTCGGCCTTCGGCTGCGGCATCCAGGAGGACTACGACGAGTCCAAGCTCCGCTATCACAAGATCGTCCTGATGGCGGACGCCGACGTCGACGGGCAGCACATCCGCACCCTGCTGCTCACCCTGCTGTTCCGCTTCATGCGCCCGCTGGTCGAGGCCGGCTACGTCTACCTGGCGATGCCGCCGCTGTACAAGATCAAGTGGGGCCGGGACGACTTCGACTACGTCTACTCGGACCGCGAGAAGGACTCGGTGATCGCCGCCGGCACCGCGGCCGGCCGCCGCCTGCCCAAGGACGACGCCATCCAGCGCTTCAAGGGTCTCGGCGAGATGAACGCCGAGGAGCTCCGGATCACCACCATGGACCAGGCGCACCGCCTGCTCCAGCAGATCACCCTGGAGGACGCGGCCCGTGCCGACGACCTGTTCTCCGTCCTGATGGGCGAGGACGTCGAGGCCCGCCGCTCCTTCATCCAGCGCAACGCCAAGGACGTCCGCTTCCTGGACGTCTGA